One region of Ictalurus punctatus breed USDA103 chromosome 6, Coco_2.0, whole genome shotgun sequence genomic DNA includes:
- the tnfsf11 gene encoding tumor necrosis factor ligand superfamily member 11 isoform X2, which translates to MAANDYRGYLRNHMDMEHGGSRFQPPTQSAHRPLIFGTLAVMGLLQVASSVTILLHLTGYLREEVHSEPIIADAFRDIKKKDRSRKKDQTPVAHLSVKTPMDFASTDSKVVTTIHWNQFHGTLTKVKYHDGRFVMEEQGLYYVYAKTCFRYAPDHASKKQDVSNVQLIQYIFHESHTQSKLKPVLLSKSGGTFNWSDPNYNMYCVQQGRSVRLGQSDGLFVNVSNSWLLDPEPEGTYFGAFKMST; encoded by the exons ATGGCAGCTAATGATTATCGCGGTTACCTGCGGAACCACATGGACATGGAGCACGGGGGCTCGCGCTTCCAGCCGCCGACCCAAAGCGCCCACAGGCCGCTGATTTTCGGCACACTGGCCGTGATGGGACTGCTGCAGGTCGCGTCTAGTGTCACCATTTTGCTGCACTTGACCGGTTATCTCCGCGAG GAAGTTCATTCTGAACCCATAATTGCTGATGCATTCAGAGACATCAAGAAAAAGGACAGATCCAGAAAAAAAGATCAAACACCTGTAGCTCACCTTTCTGTCAAGACCCCCATGGACTTCGCAAGCA CTGACTCCAAGGTTGTGACCACTATCCATTGGAACCAGTTTCATGGCACTCTGACGAAGGTCAAATACCACGATGGACGATTTGTGATGGAGGAACAAGGATTGTATTATGTGTATGCCAAGACCTGTTTTCGCTATGCCCCTGATCACGCCTCAAAGAAACAGGATGTTAGCAACGTCCAGCTGATTCAGTATATTTTCCATGAGAGTCACACACAATCTAAACTCAAACCTGTGCTGCTTTCAAAGAGCGGAGGCACGTTCAATTGGAGTGACCCAAACTACAACATGTACTGTGTGCAACAAGGAAGAAGTGTCCGGTTGGGTCAAAGTGACGGCCTTTTTGTCAATGTGTCCAATTCTTGGCTGTTGGATCCTGAGCCAGAGGGGACTTACTTTGGTGCTTTTAAAATGAGCACCtga
- the tnfsf11 gene encoding tumor necrosis factor ligand superfamily member 11 isoform X1: MAANDYRGYLRNHMDMEHGGSRFQPPTQSAHRPLIFGTLAVMGLLQVASSVTILLHLTGYLREVDLSSAQPIEEVHSEPIIADAFRDIKKKDRSRKKDQTPVAHLSVKTPMDFASTDSKVVTTIHWNQFHGTLTKVKYHDGRFVMEEQGLYYVYAKTCFRYAPDHASKKQDVSNVQLIQYIFHESHTQSKLKPVLLSKSGGTFNWSDPNYNMYCVQQGRSVRLGQSDGLFVNVSNSWLLDPEPEGTYFGAFKMST, from the exons ATGGCAGCTAATGATTATCGCGGTTACCTGCGGAACCACATGGACATGGAGCACGGGGGCTCGCGCTTCCAGCCGCCGACCCAAAGCGCCCACAGGCCGCTGATTTTCGGCACACTGGCCGTGATGGGACTGCTGCAGGTCGCGTCTAGTGTCACCATTTTGCTGCACTTGACCGGTTATCTCCGCGAG GTTGACCTTTCTTCAGCTCAGCCTATAGag GAAGTTCATTCTGAACCCATAATTGCTGATGCATTCAGAGACATCAAGAAAAAGGACAGATCCAGAAAAAAAGATCAAACACCTGTAGCTCACCTTTCTGTCAAGACCCCCATGGACTTCGCAAGCA CTGACTCCAAGGTTGTGACCACTATCCATTGGAACCAGTTTCATGGCACTCTGACGAAGGTCAAATACCACGATGGACGATTTGTGATGGAGGAACAAGGATTGTATTATGTGTATGCCAAGACCTGTTTTCGCTATGCCCCTGATCACGCCTCAAAGAAACAGGATGTTAGCAACGTCCAGCTGATTCAGTATATTTTCCATGAGAGTCACACACAATCTAAACTCAAACCTGTGCTGCTTTCAAAGAGCGGAGGCACGTTCAATTGGAGTGACCCAAACTACAACATGTACTGTGTGCAACAAGGAAGAAGTGTCCGGTTGGGTCAAAGTGACGGCCTTTTTGTCAATGTGTCCAATTCTTGGCTGTTGGATCCTGAGCCAGAGGGGACTTACTTTGGTGCTTTTAAAATGAGCACCtga
- the epsti1 gene encoding epithelial-stromal interaction protein 1 isoform X2 translates to MNPNRSADIWTAPNTGPNHRVNQTQMGGNENDSTNQNTQPQGSRNPTHSDGYTMIPPNESRRDKLLRMSQKELEDHQRWKEEHRPGPIQLAPEKLGGDVSLSEVRQRQQVMNPQSKLQKKLKQQEMNRQKRQAEEEENQKKKAIQREKANILEMKKKREEERRRELYQQELLMKREAHLQRLEKSRSVPMAASSSAPASSWTRAHEYREARKAEDQVTLQQNKDEQRRKSQILEEKHKQEEEDRKRRMENEHLRVNLAFLDRLEARGSGSTSELLSCTPELGNVWQTEEPQDPASSPVSFPSELHTDSAAEEDTDIEWVVMKLQTKFPFCERKYLEDIASQCNGNYQQAYDLLNA, encoded by the exons ATGAATCCGAATAGGAGCGCTGACATATGGACGGCGCCAAACACTGGACCGAACCACAGAGTGAACCAAACGCAAATGGGTGGAAATGAGAATGACTCcacaaaccaaaacacacagcctcAAGGTTCTCGGAATCCGACACA CTCTGATGGATACACCATGATTCCACCGAATGAATCAAGACGGGACAAACTGCTGAGGA TGTCACAGAAAGAACTGGAGGATCACCAGAGATGGAAGGAGGAACATCGGCCTGGCCCCATTCAGTTGGCCCCAGAGAAGCTAG GTGGGGATGTATCATTGTCAGAGGTACGACAGCGACAGCAGGTGATGAACCCCCAGTCTAAACTCCAGAAAAAG CTCAAACAACAGGAAATGAACAGACAAAAAAGGCAagcagaggaagaagagaaTCAGAAGAAGAAGGCCATTCAGAGAGAGAAG GCCAACATTCTCGAAATGAAGAAAAAGCGGGAGGAGGAACGGAGAAGGGAGCTGTACCAACAAGAACTTCTAAT GAAAAGAGAAGCGCATCTTCAAAGGCTCGAGAAGTCCCGCTCAGTTCCTATGGCAGCGAGCAGCTCCGCACCCGCGTCATCTTGG ACTCGAGCGCACGAATACAGGGAGGCCAGGAAGGCCGAGGATCAGGTGACCCTACAGCAGAACAAAGATGAGCAAAGGAGAAAG AGTCAAATTTTGgaagaaaaacataaacaagaaGAGGAGGACAGGAAAAGACGAATGGAAAATGAACATCTGCG GGTGAACTTGGCCTTCCTAGACAGACTGGAGGCGAGAGGATCAGGTAGTACGTCTGAGTTGCTCTCCTGCACGCCGGAGCTTGGTAATGTCTGGCAGACGGAAGAACCGCAGGACCCTGCCTCATCCCCTGTGTCCTTCCCATCAGAGCTCCACACTGACAGCGCAGCAGAGGAGG ATACTGACATAGAATGGGTTGTAATGAAGCTTCAGACTAAGTTTCCTTTCTGTGAGCGAAAATATCTGGAAGACATCGCCTCTCAGTGTAACGGCAATTACCAGCAAGCTTATGATCTACTCAATGCATGA
- the epsti1 gene encoding epithelial-stromal interaction protein 1 isoform X1: MNPNRSADIWTAPNTGPNHRVNQTQMGGNENDSTNQNTQPQGSRNPTHSDGYTMIPPNESRRDKLLRMSQKELEDHQRWKEEHRPGPIQLAPEKLGGDVSLSEVRQRQQVMNPQSKLQKKLKQQEMNRQKRQAEEEENQKKKAIQREKANILEMKKKREEERRRELYQQELLMKREAHLQRLEKSRSVPMAASSSAPASSWTRAHEYREARKAEDQVTLQQNKDEQRRKSQILEEKHKQEEEDRKRRMENEHLRVNLAFLDRLEARGSGSTSELLSCTPELGNVWQTEEPQDPASSPVSFPSELHTDSAAEEGNSDLCARHYTDIEWVVMKLQTKFPFCERKYLEDIASQCNGNYQQAYDLLNA; encoded by the exons ATGAATCCGAATAGGAGCGCTGACATATGGACGGCGCCAAACACTGGACCGAACCACAGAGTGAACCAAACGCAAATGGGTGGAAATGAGAATGACTCcacaaaccaaaacacacagcctcAAGGTTCTCGGAATCCGACACA CTCTGATGGATACACCATGATTCCACCGAATGAATCAAGACGGGACAAACTGCTGAGGA TGTCACAGAAAGAACTGGAGGATCACCAGAGATGGAAGGAGGAACATCGGCCTGGCCCCATTCAGTTGGCCCCAGAGAAGCTAG GTGGGGATGTATCATTGTCAGAGGTACGACAGCGACAGCAGGTGATGAACCCCCAGTCTAAACTCCAGAAAAAG CTCAAACAACAGGAAATGAACAGACAAAAAAGGCAagcagaggaagaagagaaTCAGAAGAAGAAGGCCATTCAGAGAGAGAAG GCCAACATTCTCGAAATGAAGAAAAAGCGGGAGGAGGAACGGAGAAGGGAGCTGTACCAACAAGAACTTCTAAT GAAAAGAGAAGCGCATCTTCAAAGGCTCGAGAAGTCCCGCTCAGTTCCTATGGCAGCGAGCAGCTCCGCACCCGCGTCATCTTGG ACTCGAGCGCACGAATACAGGGAGGCCAGGAAGGCCGAGGATCAGGTGACCCTACAGCAGAACAAAGATGAGCAAAGGAGAAAG AGTCAAATTTTGgaagaaaaacataaacaagaaGAGGAGGACAGGAAAAGACGAATGGAAAATGAACATCTGCG GGTGAACTTGGCCTTCCTAGACAGACTGGAGGCGAGAGGATCAGGTAGTACGTCTGAGTTGCTCTCCTGCACGCCGGAGCTTGGTAATGTCTGGCAGACGGAAGAACCGCAGGACCCTGCCTCATCCCCTGTGTCCTTCCCATCAGAGCTCCACACTGACAGCGCAGCAGAGGAGGGTAACTCAGATTTATGCGCCAGACATT ATACTGACATAGAATGGGTTGTAATGAAGCTTCAGACTAAGTTTCCTTTCTGTGAGCGAAAATATCTGGAAGACATCGCCTCTCAGTGTAACGGCAATTACCAGCAAGCTTATGATCTACTCAATGCATGA
- the epsti1 gene encoding epithelial-stromal interaction protein 1 isoform X3, with translation MNPNRSADIWTAPNTGPNHRVNQTQMGGNENDSTNQNTQPQGSRNPTHSDGYTMIPPNESRRDKLLRMSQKELEDHQRWKEEHRPGPIQLAPEKLGGDVSLSEVRQRQQVMNPQSKLQKKLKQQEMNRQKRQAEEEENQKKKAIQREKANILEMKKKREEERRRELYQQELLMKREAHLQRLEKSRSVPMAASSSAPASSWTRAHEYREARKAEDQVTLQQNKDEQRRKSQILEEKHKQEEEDRKRRMENEHLRY, from the exons ATGAATCCGAATAGGAGCGCTGACATATGGACGGCGCCAAACACTGGACCGAACCACAGAGTGAACCAAACGCAAATGGGTGGAAATGAGAATGACTCcacaaaccaaaacacacagcctcAAGGTTCTCGGAATCCGACACA CTCTGATGGATACACCATGATTCCACCGAATGAATCAAGACGGGACAAACTGCTGAGGA TGTCACAGAAAGAACTGGAGGATCACCAGAGATGGAAGGAGGAACATCGGCCTGGCCCCATTCAGTTGGCCCCAGAGAAGCTAG GTGGGGATGTATCATTGTCAGAGGTACGACAGCGACAGCAGGTGATGAACCCCCAGTCTAAACTCCAGAAAAAG CTCAAACAACAGGAAATGAACAGACAAAAAAGGCAagcagaggaagaagagaaTCAGAAGAAGAAGGCCATTCAGAGAGAGAAG GCCAACATTCTCGAAATGAAGAAAAAGCGGGAGGAGGAACGGAGAAGGGAGCTGTACCAACAAGAACTTCTAAT GAAAAGAGAAGCGCATCTTCAAAGGCTCGAGAAGTCCCGCTCAGTTCCTATGGCAGCGAGCAGCTCCGCACCCGCGTCATCTTGG ACTCGAGCGCACGAATACAGGGAGGCCAGGAAGGCCGAGGATCAGGTGACCCTACAGCAGAACAAAGATGAGCAAAGGAGAAAG AGTCAAATTTTGgaagaaaaacataaacaagaaGAGGAGGACAGGAAAAGACGAATGGAAAATGAACATCTGCG ATACTGA